From Camarhynchus parvulus chromosome 10, STF_HiC, whole genome shotgun sequence, one genomic window encodes:
- the LINGO1 gene encoding leucine-rich repeat and immunoglobulin-like domain-containing nogo receptor-interacting protein 1 isoform X1, with the protein MRVRDRMVAGEASMRSPILACWQPILLLMLGSILSGSATGCPPRCECSAQERAVLCHRKRFMVVPEGIPTETRLLDLGKNRIKTLNQDEFANYPHLEELELNENIISAIEPGAFNNLFNLRTLGLRSNRLKLIPLGVFTGLSNLTKLDISENKIVILLDYMFQDLYNLKSLEVGDNDLVYISHRAFSGLNSLEQLTLEKCNLTSIPTEALSHLHGLIVLRLRHLNINTIRDYSFKRLYRLKVLEISHWPYLDTMTSNCLYGLNLTSLSITHCNLTSIPYVSVRHLVYLRFLNLSYNPIVTIEGSMLHDLLRLQEIQLVGGQLTTVEPFAFRGLNYLRILNVSGNLLTTLEESAFHSVGNLETLILDNNPLACDCRLLWVFRRRWRLNFNKQQPTCSTPEFVQGKEFKDFPDVLLPNYFTCRRARIRDRKPQQIFVDEGHTVHFVCRADGDPPPTIMWLSPRKHLISTKTNGRLTVFPDGTLEVRYAQIQDNGTYLCIASNAGGNDTMLAHLHVRSYSPDWPHQPNKTFAFISNQPNESDANSTRATVPFPFDIKTLIIATTMGFISFLGVVLFCLVLLFLWSRGKGNTKHNIEIEYVPRKSDAGISSADAPRKFNMKMI; encoded by the coding sequence GTGAGAGATAGGATGGTAGCTGGGGAGGCGAGTATGCGCAGCCCAATCCTGGCCTGCTGGCAGCCGATTCTCCTGCTGATGCTGGGATCCATCCTGTCCGGCTCCGCCACAGGCTGCCCGCCGCGCTGCGAGTGCTCCGCCCAGGAGCGCGCCGTCCTGTGCCACCGCAAGCGATTCATGGTCGTGCCAGAGGGGATCCCCACCGAGACCAGGCTGCTGGACTTGGGCAAGAACCGCATCAAGACGCTCAACCAGGATGAATTTGCCAACTACCCtcacctggaggagctggagctaAACGAGAACATTATCAGTGCCATTGAACCTGGGGCTTTCAACAACCTCTTCAACCTCAGGACGCTGGGGCTCAGGAGTAACAGACTCAAGCTGATCCCTTTGGGGGTGTTTACTGGACTCAGCAACCTTACCAAGCTAGACATTAGTGAGAATAAAATTGTGATCCTCCTAGATTACATGTTCCAGGACTTGTACAACCTGAAGTCTTTGGAGGTGGGTGACAACGACCTCGTCTACATCTCCCACCGGGCCTTCAGTGGCCTcaacagcctggagcagctgaccCTGGAGAAATGCAACCTGACCTCCATCCCCACGGAGGCCCTGTCTCACCTTCACGGCTTGATCGTGCTGCGGCTGCGCCACCTGAACATCAACACCATCCGGGATTACTCATTCAAGAGGCTGTACCGGCTCAAGGTCCTTGAGATCTCACACTGGCCCTACCTGGATACCATGACATCCAACTGCCTCTATGGGTTGAACCTGACCTCCTTGTCCATCACCCACTGCAACCTGACGTCCATCCCGTACGTGTCGGTGAGGCACTTGGTTTACCTCCGGTTCCTGAACCTGTCCTACAACCCCATCGTCACCATCGAGGGCTCAATGCTCCATGACCTGCTCAGGCTCCAGGAGATCCAGCTGGTGGGAGGGCAGCTCACCACGGTCGAGCCCTTCGCCTTCCGCGGCCTCAATTACCTGCGCATCCTGAACGTGTCAGGGAACCTGCTGACCACCCTGGAGGAGTCAGCTTTCCACTCGGTGGGCAACCTGGAGACGCTCATCCTCGACAACAACCCGTTAGCCTGCGACTGCCGGCTGCTCTGGGTTTTCCGGCGGCGATGGAGGTTGAACTTCAACAAGCAGCAGCCCACCTGCTCCACCCCCGAGTTCGTCCAGGGCAAGGAGTTCAAGGACTTCCCTGACGTCCTCCTGCCCAACTACTTCACCTGCCGCCGAGCACGAATACGGGACCGCAAACCTCAGCAGATCTTCGTGGACGAAGGCCACACGGTGCATTTTGTCTGCCGGGCAGATGGGGACCCGCCGCCCACCATCATGTGGCTGTCTCCCCGGAAGCACCTCATCTCTACCAAAACCAACGGGCGGCTCACTGTCTTCCCTGACGGCACGCTGGAGGTGCGCTACGCCCAGATCCAGGACAATGGCACCTACCTATGCATCGCCAGCAACGCGGGTGGCAACGACACCATGCTGGCCCACCTGCACGTGCGCAGCTACTCCCCAGACTGGCCCCACCAGCCCAACAAGACCTTCGCGTTCATCTCCAACCAGCCCAACGAGAGCGATGCCAACAGCACGCGCGCCACCGTGCCTTTCCCCTTTGACATCAAGACTCTCATCATCGCCACCACCATGGGCTTCATCTCCTTCCTGGGCGTCGTGCTCTTCTGTCTGgtgctcctcttcctctggaGCCGCGGGAAAGGCAACACCAAGCACAACATTGAAATCGAGTACGTGCCACGGAAGTCTGACGCGGGCATCAGCTCTGCCGACGCGCCGCGCAAGTTTAATATGAAAATGATTTAA
- the LINGO1 gene encoding leucine-rich repeat and immunoglobulin-like domain-containing nogo receptor-interacting protein 1 isoform X2 encodes MVAGEASMRSPILACWQPILLLMLGSILSGSATGCPPRCECSAQERAVLCHRKRFMVVPEGIPTETRLLDLGKNRIKTLNQDEFANYPHLEELELNENIISAIEPGAFNNLFNLRTLGLRSNRLKLIPLGVFTGLSNLTKLDISENKIVILLDYMFQDLYNLKSLEVGDNDLVYISHRAFSGLNSLEQLTLEKCNLTSIPTEALSHLHGLIVLRLRHLNINTIRDYSFKRLYRLKVLEISHWPYLDTMTSNCLYGLNLTSLSITHCNLTSIPYVSVRHLVYLRFLNLSYNPIVTIEGSMLHDLLRLQEIQLVGGQLTTVEPFAFRGLNYLRILNVSGNLLTTLEESAFHSVGNLETLILDNNPLACDCRLLWVFRRRWRLNFNKQQPTCSTPEFVQGKEFKDFPDVLLPNYFTCRRARIRDRKPQQIFVDEGHTVHFVCRADGDPPPTIMWLSPRKHLISTKTNGRLTVFPDGTLEVRYAQIQDNGTYLCIASNAGGNDTMLAHLHVRSYSPDWPHQPNKTFAFISNQPNESDANSTRATVPFPFDIKTLIIATTMGFISFLGVVLFCLVLLFLWSRGKGNTKHNIEIEYVPRKSDAGISSADAPRKFNMKMI; translated from the coding sequence ATGGTAGCTGGGGAGGCGAGTATGCGCAGCCCAATCCTGGCCTGCTGGCAGCCGATTCTCCTGCTGATGCTGGGATCCATCCTGTCCGGCTCCGCCACAGGCTGCCCGCCGCGCTGCGAGTGCTCCGCCCAGGAGCGCGCCGTCCTGTGCCACCGCAAGCGATTCATGGTCGTGCCAGAGGGGATCCCCACCGAGACCAGGCTGCTGGACTTGGGCAAGAACCGCATCAAGACGCTCAACCAGGATGAATTTGCCAACTACCCtcacctggaggagctggagctaAACGAGAACATTATCAGTGCCATTGAACCTGGGGCTTTCAACAACCTCTTCAACCTCAGGACGCTGGGGCTCAGGAGTAACAGACTCAAGCTGATCCCTTTGGGGGTGTTTACTGGACTCAGCAACCTTACCAAGCTAGACATTAGTGAGAATAAAATTGTGATCCTCCTAGATTACATGTTCCAGGACTTGTACAACCTGAAGTCTTTGGAGGTGGGTGACAACGACCTCGTCTACATCTCCCACCGGGCCTTCAGTGGCCTcaacagcctggagcagctgaccCTGGAGAAATGCAACCTGACCTCCATCCCCACGGAGGCCCTGTCTCACCTTCACGGCTTGATCGTGCTGCGGCTGCGCCACCTGAACATCAACACCATCCGGGATTACTCATTCAAGAGGCTGTACCGGCTCAAGGTCCTTGAGATCTCACACTGGCCCTACCTGGATACCATGACATCCAACTGCCTCTATGGGTTGAACCTGACCTCCTTGTCCATCACCCACTGCAACCTGACGTCCATCCCGTACGTGTCGGTGAGGCACTTGGTTTACCTCCGGTTCCTGAACCTGTCCTACAACCCCATCGTCACCATCGAGGGCTCAATGCTCCATGACCTGCTCAGGCTCCAGGAGATCCAGCTGGTGGGAGGGCAGCTCACCACGGTCGAGCCCTTCGCCTTCCGCGGCCTCAATTACCTGCGCATCCTGAACGTGTCAGGGAACCTGCTGACCACCCTGGAGGAGTCAGCTTTCCACTCGGTGGGCAACCTGGAGACGCTCATCCTCGACAACAACCCGTTAGCCTGCGACTGCCGGCTGCTCTGGGTTTTCCGGCGGCGATGGAGGTTGAACTTCAACAAGCAGCAGCCCACCTGCTCCACCCCCGAGTTCGTCCAGGGCAAGGAGTTCAAGGACTTCCCTGACGTCCTCCTGCCCAACTACTTCACCTGCCGCCGAGCACGAATACGGGACCGCAAACCTCAGCAGATCTTCGTGGACGAAGGCCACACGGTGCATTTTGTCTGCCGGGCAGATGGGGACCCGCCGCCCACCATCATGTGGCTGTCTCCCCGGAAGCACCTCATCTCTACCAAAACCAACGGGCGGCTCACTGTCTTCCCTGACGGCACGCTGGAGGTGCGCTACGCCCAGATCCAGGACAATGGCACCTACCTATGCATCGCCAGCAACGCGGGTGGCAACGACACCATGCTGGCCCACCTGCACGTGCGCAGCTACTCCCCAGACTGGCCCCACCAGCCCAACAAGACCTTCGCGTTCATCTCCAACCAGCCCAACGAGAGCGATGCCAACAGCACGCGCGCCACCGTGCCTTTCCCCTTTGACATCAAGACTCTCATCATCGCCACCACCATGGGCTTCATCTCCTTCCTGGGCGTCGTGCTCTTCTGTCTGgtgctcctcttcctctggaGCCGCGGGAAAGGCAACACCAAGCACAACATTGAAATCGAGTACGTGCCACGGAAGTCTGACGCGGGCATCAGCTCTGCCGACGCGCCGCGCAAGTTTAATATGAAAATGATTTAA